The Calditrichota bacterium genome includes the window ACAGTAAGATTGGAAGCTGCGATCAAACTTATTTGCAAAAACAATGCTTGCCTCTATTCAATTAGTTCTCACATTGGTTATTCCAATCCAAAAACATTTCGGCAAGCCTTCAAAAGACGCTTAAAAATATCTCCTTCCGAATTGAAAGAAAAAATAAACAATTCACAAGTAGAGAATGAAAAAATTATAAAAGAACTTTGGGATTCATTGAATCATAGCAA containing:
- a CDS encoding helix-turn-helix transcriptional regulator; protein product: MDSDYLLKHIREKIYENCLTVQSLASDLNLSPSYLREFVNINFNTSPQILIETVRLEAAIKLICKNNACLYSISSHIGYSNPKTFRQAFKRRLKISPSELKEKINNSQVENEKIIKELWDSLNHSNDFYR